A stretch of Henckelia pumila isolate YLH828 chromosome 4, ASM3356847v2, whole genome shotgun sequence DNA encodes these proteins:
- the LOC140860076 gene encoding protein NLP6-like — translation MSEEPEQETNSVPVQPSCAASDGLMDLDFDLDGCWPLDQIFAAAAAASGPGSPFLISNSEQPCSPLWVFPDDSHDVGFVSNGAFRLSHCSKFPVPSYGNPHSVTESVLTKDEKKNQISPFMGFMPIDSHDGSCIIKERMAQALRHFKDLTEQHVLAQVWAPVKNGNHYVLTTSGQPFFLDPNSNGLHQYRLVSLSYMFSVDGDTDGVLGLPGRVFQKKLPEWTPNVQYYSSKEFPRLNHALHYNVRGTLALPVFEPSGQSCVGVLELIMTSQKINYAPEVDKVCKALEAVNLKSSEILDHQSPQICNEGRQKALAEILEILTVVCETHMLPLAQTWVPCRHRSVLANGGGFKKTCSSFDGSCMGQVCMSTTDVAFYVVDAHLWSFREACAEHHLQKGQGVAGRAFASHNSCFCEDITKFCKTEYPLVHYARMFDLRSSFAICLRSTHTGDDDYVLEFFLPSNVQGYGDQRAFLDSLLVTMKQHFPILRVASGKDLDDSWRSIEIIKPATDEKLSPWPDFTETSPVSAAVPNGEMVHLDCLKGPFATNVKENTGGDSKVQIVASAAEGKDKGKKPEKKRGKAEKTISLEVLQQYFAGSLKDAAKSLGVCPTTMKRICRQHGISRWPSRKINKVNRSLSKLKRVIESVQGGEGTFSLTSIATSSIPVAVGSVTWAANLNGPDQHTSPDNKASEFREQMGALVVFNAPEANEQAGASNLADRVARIEKQSHQETGILAADVSNRSRSGSGSREESIGTPASQGSCQGSPCLRDDTYPQNVSPIDEQILKATGRSIELSCKQPREIILSSAFTIPDDLDTTHQEPFGGMLVEDAGSSHDLRNLCQGNESLFDEHVTECSCTKPPFPDAMPKELMIAAAPVNEFEQFLARPEVKTITIKATYREDIIRFRLSLDSRIEKLKEEVAKRLKLELGTFDIKYLDDDHEWVLIACDADLQECIDVSRSSGGNIIRLLVHDMMANLGSSCESSGE, via the exons ATGTCTGAGGAACCTGAACAAGAAACGAACTCAGTACCAGTTCAGCCCTCCTGTGCTGCTTCGGATGGACTCATGGATTTGGACTTCGATCTCGATGGCTGCTGGCCGTTGGATCAGATCTTTGCGGCTGCAGCTGCGGCATCTGGTCCTGGCTCGCCGTTTTTGATATCCAACTCCGAGCAGCCTTGTTCGCCTCTCTGGGTCTTTCCAGATGACAGTCACGATGTGGGTTTTGTATCCAATGGTGCTTTTAGGCTCTCCCACTGCTCCAAATTTCCAGTTCCTTCTTATG GTAATCCGCATTCGGTTACTGAAAGTGTACTCACAAAAGATGAGAAGAAGAATCAAATTTCACCGTTTATGGGATTTATGCCAATAGACTCCCATGATGGATCATGCATTATAAAGGAAAGAATGGCGCAGGCTCTTAGGCACTTTAAAGATTTGACTGAACAACATGTCTTAGCTCAAGTCTGGGCACCTGTAAAGAATGGTAATCACTATGTGCTCACGACATCAGGGCAACCCTTCTTTCTTGATCCGAACAGTAATGGGCTTCATCAGTATAGACTAGTTTCTCTATCATACATGTTTTCTGTGGACGGAGACACTGATGGAGTACTCGGACTTCCCGGACGTGTCTTTCAGAAAAAGTTGCCTGAATGGACGCCTAATGTACAGTATTATTCCAGCAAAGAGTTTCCTCGGCTGAACCATGCCTTGCATTACAATGTTAGAGGAACTTTAGCTTTGCCTGTGTTTGAACCATCTGGGCAGTCTTGTGTTGGAGTACTGGAGCTAATAATGACCTCCCAGAAGATCAACTACGCTCCGGAGGTTGACAAAGTTTGCAAGGCACTAGAG GCTGTGAATTTGAAAAGTTCGGAAATACTGGATCATCAAAGCCCACAG ATATGCAATGAAGGACGGCAAAAAGCGCTGGCGGAAATCTTGGAGATATTGACTGTGGTGTGTGAAACTCACATGCTACCTCTGGCTCAAACTTGGGTTCCGTGCAGACACCGCAGTGTCCTAGCAAATGGTGGTGGCTTCAAGAAAACCTGCAGTAGCTTTGATGGAAGCTgtatggggcaggtttgcatgTCCACAACTGATGTAGCATTTTATGTTGTCGATGCTCACTTGTGGAGTTTTCGGGAAGCCTGTGCGGAGCATCACTTGCAAAAGGGGCAGGGTGTTGCTGGCAGGGCGTTTGCCTCTCACAACTCGTGTTTCTGTGAAGATATTACGAAGTTTTGCAAAACGGAGTATCCGTTGGTACATTATGCACGAATGTTTGATTTGAGGAGTAGTTTCGCCATTTGTTTACGTAGCACTCATACGGGAGATGATGACTACGTTCTTGAATTTTTCTTGCCTTCGAATGTTCAAGGCTATGGGGACCAACGGGCTTTCTTGGACTCCCTGTTAGTAACGATGAAACAGCATTTTCCGATCTTGAGAGTTGCTTCAGGAAAGGACCTTGACGATTCATGGAGGTCCATTGAGATTATCAAGCCAGCTACCGACGAAAAACTCAGTCCTTGGCCAGATTTTACTGAAACATCTCCTGTGTCTGCCGCTGTACCTAACGGCGAGATGGTGCATCTTGATTGCTTAAAAGGGCCGTTTGCTACAAATGTTAAAGAAAATACTGGTGGTGACAGCAAAGTTCAAATTGTTGCATCTGCTGCCGAAGGTAAAGATAAGGGTAAGAAACCCGAGAAAAAACGGGGAAAGGCTGAGAAAACAATAAGCTTAGAGGTTCTGCAGCAATATTTTGCCGGTAGTCTTAAGGATGCTGCGAAGAGTCTTGGTG TTTGCCCTACAACGATGAAACGAATCTGTAGGCAGCATGGAATCTCTCGCTGGCCTTCTCGCAAGATAAACAAGGTTAACCGCTCTCTTTCAAAGCTAAAGCGTGTGATAGAATCTGTACAAGGTGGCGAAGGAACATTCAGTTTAACTTCTATAGCTACATCCTCCATTCCCGTTGCAGTTGGTTCGGTCACTTGGGCAGCAAACTTAAATGGACCAGATCAACACACCTCACCTGACAATAAAGCATCTGAATTTAGGGAACAGATGGGGGCACTTGTTGTGTTTAATGCCCCTGAAGCTAATGAACAGGCAGGAGCATCAAATCTTGCAGATAGAGTAGCAAGAATTGAGAAACAATCTCATCAAGAAACCGGTATTTTGGCTGCTGATGTTTCAAACAGATCGAGAAGCGGGAGTGGCTCAAGAGAAGAGAGCATAGGCACTCCTGCTTCACAAGGCTCGTGTCAAGGTAGCCCCTGCCTTAGAGATGATACCTACCCTCAGAATGTTTCACCTATTGATGAACAGATTTTGAAAGCTACTGGGCGATCAATTGAACTGTCGTGTAAACAACCGAGAGAAATTATTTTGTCATCTGCATTCACAATACCTGATGATCTCGACACAACACACCAGGAACCATTCGGAGGAATGCTGGTAGAGGATGCAGGAAGTTCACAtgatctgagaaatttgtgtcaGGGAAACGAATCCCTTTTCGATGAGCATGTCACCGAATGTAGCTGCACAAAACCTCCATTTCCTGATGCCATGCCCAAAGAACTCATGATTGCTGCTGCTCCAGTCAATGAATTTGAGCAATTTTTGGCCAGGCCAGAAGTGAAAACCATCACTATAAAAGCCACGTACAGGGAAGATATAATCAGGTTCCGACTATCACTAGATTCTAGGATTGAAAAACTAAAGGAAGAGGTGGCCAAGAGGCTTAAGTTAGAGCTCGGAACATTTGACATCAAATATCTTGATGATGATCACGAATGGGTTCTAATAGCTTGTGATGCAGACTTGCAAGAATGCATTGATGTATCTAGATCATCTGGTGGCAACATAATTCGTCTTCTGGTTCATGACATGATGGCAAATCTTGGAAGCTCTTGTGAGAGCTCTGGTGAATGA